The genomic region CGATAAAAATCGAAAAAAAATACAAAATCCCGAGCACAAAATATGAAGAATACGAACGCCTTGCTGCGGCTGAAACCGAAAAAAAACTTTCCGAAGGATATTACGGTGCAAATGAAGAAACATACATATCCGAATTGCAAGGTTTTATAGAAAATTATCTGGCTTTTTTAAGACAAAAAGTCACGAATGTTCGCGCCGAACCGCCGGAATACACAAAAGATATTCAGTATTTGGCGGCAGTATTTTCAAATCTCGGTTTATACGGAACGGATACGTTTACGTCGCTCACTGCCGAACTCATATCCATGGAACGTTCCGGCCCTCTTCTTATAATTCTTATAAACGCGGCAGGCAATATAGGCTTTGACAATAACAGACAGCTTTTTTTTGCCATAAGAAAAAAAATTACGGAATCTTCAGGTCAGTTTGAAAATAACGAGGCAATAATCGTTGCGTGTTGTCAATCCTTATACAAACTCAGCCTTTTTATGGGAAAAAAGTACGCGGACGAATCGTGCAATCTTATTTCGGGATTATTGCATCCTCACTACGGAAAAAACATAAATAAAGCGGCAAAGGAAGCTCTTATAAAGATTTCAGACTTAAAGCCTTAAATAAAGTGTGCGGGGAAAATTCTCCAATTTACTAGGCTGTCCACGTGCAGTAAACGCACACACACACATCGCCGTCAGAGCGCTTCCTATTTTGACGAGAAACGATTATTATCGAAGTGAATAAAAAATCCATGAGAATGACGGCAAAAAAATGTTACTCGTGGAAAAATCAACACTTGAAAACGGGAGTATAACGAAATGGTAAAAAAATATAATAAAATATTTCCTCAGTGCGAATTGGGAGAAAATTCCAGATGGAATGAATTCGATCAGATGTTCTATTACACGGATATTGTAAACGGCGCCGTTTATAGAACGGATTTGAAAAGCGAAATGGCGGAATGCGTGCTAAAAACAAATTATCAAATAGGAGCGTTCCTTTTCGATTCCAAAAGCAACATCGTACTTCTGACGGAAAAGGGTCTTATCTATGCATATAAAAACGGAAAAAACTATGCTCTGTCGGATAAAACATACATCAGTTTTTCTTTTGAACCGGGGGAAAGATTCAATGACGCAATCGTCGATTCCAAAGGAAGAATTCTTGCCGGAATAAAAAAAGAATCGAACAGCAACGGCCGCCTTATTTCCATCGATAAAGACGGAAATATAAAAACGCTTCTTACCGGTCTCGGAATAAGCAACGGAATGGGATTCGATGATAATTGTAAAATTTTTTATCACACCGATTCTACAACGGCAACAATCACACGGTGGAATTATAATCCTGATACCGGTGATATTTCAAACCCTAAGGTAGTGATTTCGGATTATCCTGAAGGACAAGTTCCGGACGGTATGTGCTTGGACAATAACGGCGACATAATAAGCGCCTGCTGGGGCGGGTCCTCCGTTTTACGAATTTCAAAAACCGGTGAAATACTGGAAAAAATAGAATTGCCGGCTACGAACATCTCATCGGTTTCTATCGGCGGTAAAAACATGGACACATTGTTTATAACATCGGCATTCAGCAACCTAAAAAAAATCGAAGAAGCAGACGGTTTGTGTTATTACTTAACCGACACATCAATTAAAGGTAAAAGGGATTATTTAGCCTAAACTTCGAGTTTTATAATTTTAGGGCGGCTTCTGCCAAATCACCGATCAAGCGTTCATCAGGAATTCCGACTTTTAATCCGAAAACTATTCGTTTTATTTACTGTTCCGGTTTCCAATGTCAGGTTTTATTCGCCTGAAACGCACCTCAAAATACTTAAGACTTTTTTTTCAACAGCCTCTGCCGAAAGGCCGAATTTAGATTTCACTGCCTGTGATTTTCCGGATTCGGTAAAAACATCGTTGACGCCGACATATTCAACAGGACAACGGATTGACGAAGTGCAGAGTGTTTCCGCAACAATACCGCCAAGCCCTCCGTAAATTGAATGATTTTCTACCGTAACGATGGCCTTAACTTTTTTTGCGATATCTAAGATGCCTATATTGTCAAACGGTTTTAATGACGGAACAGCCAAAAGTTTTCCTTTTAGCTTCTTGTCTTCCAAGCGCATAAATCCGTCACAGGCTTGTAAGGCGGCACTGCCTTCATATATGATTGCAAAATCATCACCTTTGTCACATATCATTTCCAGTTTATCGAATGAGAATTGCGTGTTTGAGGAGTGAAGCACCGGTGTTTCATCACGCGGCACTCTGATGTAAACAGGTCCTTGTATCTGCAAGGCATGAAGCATGGCGGCGCGTACTTGAAAATGATCGGCAGGCGACAGCACTGTTAAGCACGGTATTGTCCGCGTGAGCGCTATTTCTTCATTTGCATGATGTGTTCCGCCGTCAGGCCCGTTATCCATGCCCGGGTGCGTTGCCACGATCTTTACATTTAAGTTTGAAAAACAGTTTTGACGCAACTGTGTCCAACAGGTTCCGCTGGAAAAGAGTGCAAAGTTAGCATAAAAAGGAATCAGTCCTTCGGCTGCAAGGCCGGCAGAAACACTCATGGCGTTCTGTTCGCCGATTCCCATTTCAAAAAATCTGTCGGGATAAGCCTTAGCAAAAGCATCCGTTTTTGTTGCGGCAGCCAAATCGCAGTCCAGTACAACTATGCGAGGATCTTTTTTACCGATTTCAACCCATATATCACCGAGAAAAGATCTGGGTGAAACCGTTTCAGTATACAGCGAGTTCATACTACTTCTCCCAATGCCGCCATTGCGCTTTTGTATTCATCATCGGACAGACCTTTGCTATGCCATGCGGGATTGTTTTCCATATAGGGAACTCCCTTGCCTTTGACCGTTTTTGCAATTATACATAAAGGTTTTTTAGGATGTTTTTTCGTTTGCGTAGGATCCAGCGCTTCGATAATAGCGTCAAAATCATGCCCGTCAATACTAATGCAATTCCAGCCGAAACTCTGCATTTTATCTGCCAAGGGTTCAGGTACTGTAACCTTTCCATGGGACGAAAATCCGTTGCGATCTA from Treponema parvum harbors:
- a CDS encoding SMP-30/gluconolactonase/LRE family protein; its protein translation is MVKKYNKIFPQCELGENSRWNEFDQMFYYTDIVNGAVYRTDLKSEMAECVLKTNYQIGAFLFDSKSNIVLLTEKGLIYAYKNGKNYALSDKTYISFSFEPGERFNDAIVDSKGRILAGIKKESNSNGRLISIDKDGNIKTLLTGLGISNGMGFDDNCKIFYHTDSTTATITRWNYNPDTGDISNPKVVISDYPEGQVPDGMCLDNNGDIISACWGGSSVLRISKTGEILEKIELPATNISSVSIGGKNMDTLFITSAFSNLKKIEEADGLCYYLTDTSIKGKRDYLA
- a CDS encoding transketolase family protein; amino-acid sequence: MNSLYTETVSPRSFLGDIWVEIGKKDPRIVVLDCDLAAATKTDAFAKAYPDRFFEMGIGEQNAMSVSAGLAAEGLIPFYANFALFSSGTCWTQLRQNCFSNLNVKIVATHPGMDNGPDGGTHHANEEIALTRTIPCLTVLSPADHFQVRAAMLHALQIQGPVYIRVPRDETPVLHSSNTQFSFDKLEMICDKGDDFAIIYEGSAALQACDGFMRLEDKKLKGKLLAVPSLKPFDNIGILDIAKKVKAIVTVENHSIYGGLGGIVAETLCTSSIRCPVEYVGVNDVFTESGKSQAVKSKFGLSAEAVEKKVLSILRCVSGE